The candidate division KSB1 bacterium genome segment TCGCCCATGACCTCCGCGGTCCGGCCAAACGTCACGATGCGATGCCATTCCGTGCGGTCCTGCTGCTTCCCGTCCTTGTCTTTGTAGCTGTCGTTGGTGGCAACACTGAAGGTCGCCACGGCCAGGCCGCCCGGGGTATATTTGATTTCAGGATCGCGGCCGGCATGGCCGATCAACATCACCTTGTTGAGTCCACGAGATGCCATGCGCTCCCCCTTTCGGGTTTGATGGTCTCAGGTGCCGCCCAGGGCCTGTGCGAGGGGCTGACACCTGCTGGGCAGACGGCGCGATTGGGGCTGGTCGTGACCGTGAGACGGCGTCGTCGTCAAGGAGCGTTGGAGTGAATCGCGCGCGTATGTGAATTGTGACCAAGAGTAGAAAATTTTTTTCCTCTTGTCAAGCAGTTTGTCAGACGGTGCGTTTGCCCTGCAGGAATTCCTCCGCCTCCTGCACGTCCTCCGCCGCGCCGATGATCAGCGGCGTGCGCTGGTGCAATTCCGTCGGCGTGATGGTCAGGATGCTCTGCTGCCCGTTGCTCGCCGCACCGCCCGCCTGGGTGGCCAGCAGCGCCAGCGGATTGGCTTCATAAAGCAGCCGCAGCTTGCCGTTGGGATTCTTGGAGTCCGCCGGATAGAGAAAAATCCCGCCATAGAGCAGATTGCGGTGAAAATCCGACACCAGCGAGCCGATGTAACGCGAGGAATAGGGCCGGCCGGTGGCCTTGTCGCTCTGCTTGAGGTATTGTATGTAGTTGCGCATGCCCTCGCTCCAGCGGCCGCTGTTGCCCTCATTGGTGCTGTAAATCTGGCCGCGCCGCGGCGTCTTGATGTTTTCGTGCGAGAGCAGAAATTCCCCCACCGTGGGATCCAGCGTGAAGCCGTGCACCCCCTGGCCCGCGGTGTAGACCAGCAGGGTGGAAGAGCCATAGAGAATGTAGCCGGCGCCCACCTGCTTGATTCCGGGTTGCAGGGCATCCGCCAGCGTGCCACGCTCGCCCGGGCTGATCTTGCGCAGAATCGAGAAGATGGTGCCGATGCTGACGTTCGCATCGATGTTGGAGGAACCATCGAGCGGATCGTAAAGCAGCACGTAATGACCGCATTTGAATTCCGCGGGGATGGGAATCAGCTCATCGCGCTCCTCGCTCGCCATGCAGCACAGGCGGCCGGTGTGATCGAGCGCGCGAAAGATGACGTCATCGGCAAACTCGTCGAGCTTGCGCACCAGTTCGCCCTGCACGTTGGTGGCGCCGGTGTAGCCCAGAATGTCGATCAAGCCGGCGCGCCGCACCTCGCGCGAGATGATCTTGGCGGCAAACGCCAAATCGTACAGCAGGGCGGAAAACTCCCCCGTGGCCTGGGGAAAGGATTTCTGCTGCTCGATGATGTGCCGCTCGATTGTCATGAGTTTTTTGACCATGGCTTGCTCCTCGGAGATGGGGTGGTGGTGGCCCGCTGCTGCCTGCAGGTGGGAAGGCAGCACGTTCGGCGGATTTTTCGCAAGAAGCTTCGCGCACTTGAATGCGGCGCAATTTAGCCGCGCACCGCTGAAAAGTCAAGCAGGATATTGTGCGTCGCGTAACGAAAGGGCGAAGTCCGACCTGGGCAGCGGATTTGGCGAAATTCGAAAACTCGCCGCGCCCAAGTCGGACTGCACTCATGTTCATGTTTGTTTTTCTTTTTCAAACAAAATTGATTTATATTCTGCCTCGTTCCGAAGCCGCTTCGCACGGCACGCTGGCAGCCAACTTCAAACCGCAACCGATTGCCGCCATGTCCAAGTCCGTCATGAAACTGCAAGACTATCTCGCCGAGGAGGCCGTGTTTTACATGCGGCATCACATCCAGCAGGCCGGCGGCAATGAGGTCTTCTTTGTCGGCAAAGCCAACTCCAACGGCCTGGTGGAAAGCGTGCAGGTGGTGGCGCGCGGCAACCAAACAATGGTGCCGGCCATCGTTCACCTGGTGCATGCCGGCGACGTCGTCATTCACAATCACCCCTCCGGTGTGCTGCACCCCTCCCACCCGGATGCCAGCCTGGCCTCGGAACTGGGCAATGAGGCGGTGGGATTTTACATTGTCAACAACCAGGTCACCGAGATTTACGTTGTCGTTGAGCCGCAGAAGCAAAAGCAATTCGTGCGCCTGGAAGTGGCGCGCTTGCAGGCGTTCCTCGGCCCCGCCGGCCCGCTGGCACAGCGGCTGGACAATTTTGAATCCCGCCCGCCGCAGCAGCAAATGCTCGCACAGGTGGCGGAGGCTTTCAACGACAACAAGGTCGCGGTGATCGAAGCCGGAACCGGCATCGGCAAGAGCCTGGCTTACCTCGTGCCCGCCATCGCATGGAGTGTGCGCAATCGCGAGCGCACGGTGATCGCCACCGGTACCATCAATCTGCAGGAGCAGCTCGTCAACAAGGACATTCCGCTGTTGCAGGCGGTGATGCCGGTGAAATTTCGCGCCGAACTGGTGAAAGGCCGCACCAACTATGCCTGCCGGCGCAAGTTGCTGGAGGTGCAGTCCCAGCCCGATCTCTTCGCCGAGGCGAATCAAAAAGCGGAGCTGCAAAGCATCCTGGACTGGGCGCGCAAAACCGCGGACGGCAGCAAGTCTGACCTCGGCTTTCTGCCCGGCGAAGCGGTGTGGGAGAAGATCCAGTCGGAGAGCGACACCACGCTGCGCGCCAAATGTCCCTACTACAATGAATGCTTCTTCTACAATGCCCGCCGCCGCGCCGCCGCCGCCGATGTGCTGATCGCCAACCATCATTTGCTGTTCGCCGATCTCGCCGTGCGCGACGAGCATGGCGGTTCGGAAGTGGCGGTGCTGCCCAGGTATCAGCGGGTGATTCTCGATGAGGCGCATGATCTCGAAGAAGTGGCCTCCTCCTATTTCGGCGCCGCTGCCAGTTACCATGCCCTGTTGCGCACCATTCACAAACTCTACCGCAACAAGGACGGCAGACAGACCGGCGTTTTGCCCTTCACTCTTGCCAAGCTGCAAAAGCGCGCCGGTCTCGTGACACGCTCTTTGCTCGAGCGCTTTCGCGAGCAAATCGAGCAGGTGTGCGCGCCGGCGCTGGCAAATCTCGAGCACCAACTCGGCGCCTTGATGCAGCGTCTCTTTGCCTGGGGCGCCGGCCGCCGGCAAAACGAGTATGACGAAATCAAGATCCGCCTCACCCCGGCGGTGGCGCGCGACCGGGAGTTTCACGAAATCATTCACAGCCGGGCGCCGCTCTTCCTCAAGGAACTGCGCGACTGCGTCGAAGCCGTGCTCAAAGTCGTGAAGCTGTGCGATCTCGCGGAAAATTATCTCGGCAGCGAAGCCGCCTCGCTGGCGGTCGACATTCAGGCGCAGGCGCACAGGCTGAACGACATGGCTGGGCAGATTGAACAGGTGCTGCTGTCGCAGGACGAGGGCCTGATTCGCTGGCTGGAAATGAAAGCCTCGCGCCACGGCAATCTCGTCCGCCTGCGCAGCGCCCCGCTCGACATCGCGCCCATCCTGCACAAAGCCGTTTTCGAAAAATTTCCCACCGTGATTCTCACCTCTGCCACGCTGGCCGTCGGTGATTCCTTCCGCTTTTTGGAGCAACGCCTGGGGTTGAACCGCCTGAGGGATTCCCGGCGCAGCACTGTGCAGCTCAGCTCGCCGTTCGACTATGCCCGCCAGGTGCTGCTCGCCATTCCCACCGACATGCCCGAGCCGAATCAGACGGGTTACAGCCGCGCCCTGCAACAAGGCCTGGTCACCGTGCTGGAGATTTCCCGGGGCCGTGCCTTCATTCTCTTCACCTCATACGGGCTGCTCAATCAAATGTATGACGCGCTCGCCGGCGACCTGGCGGCCAGGGGCATGCTCGCGTTGAAACAGGGCACCGAAGGCCGCCACCAGTTGCTCGAGCGCTTCCGCAAACAAGTCGGCTCGGTGCTGTTCGCCACCGACAGCTTCTGGCAGGGCGTGGACGTGCACGGCGAGGCGCTGGAGTGTGTCATCATTCCGCGGCTGCCGTTCCGGGTTCCCACCGAGCCGATCATCGAGGCGCGCGTCGAAGCCATCGACAAGAGTGGCGGCAATTCCTTCATGGAATACTCCGTGCCGCAGGCGGTGATCAAACTCAAACAGGGCTTCGGCCGGTTGATCCGGCGCAAAACCGATTTCGGCGCCATTGTGATATTCGACAATCGCATCGTGACCAAGCGCTACGGCCGGGTGTTTCTGCAATCCCTGCCGGAATGCCGCACCGTGGCAGCGCCCGCAGCGCAGGTGTTCGAGGAGATGAGGAAGTTCTACCGCGCGCAAAGAGGGTGATACCAATCACTGTCCGGTTGGGCCGTGAGCCCAAAGCCTTTCCTGTCCCCCTGCCAGGGCTCTTCCCCAGCACGGGCACGGCAGCCAGGCGGCAGATCATTCCGGCGGCATGACCGCAAAGCAGTAAGTGCGATTGGGTTCACGATCCAAAACTCTGCTTGCGTCTCGCGGCTGGCTTTGACATATTAACACCCGCCGTGACCGGCATCAGCAGAATCTCAGGAATGACCCCGCCGGCCAGTCTGTCCGGTGAAGCATTTTCCAGGAGGAGCGTCAACTCACTCTCATCC includes the following:
- the fbp gene encoding class 1 fructose-bisphosphatase → MVKKLMTIERHIIEQQKSFPQATGEFSALLYDLAFAAKIISREVRRAGLIDILGYTGATNVQGELVRKLDEFADDVIFRALDHTGRLCCMASEERDELIPIPAEFKCGHYVLLYDPLDGSSNIDANVSIGTIFSILRKISPGERGTLADALQPGIKQVGAGYILYGSSTLLVYTAGQGVHGFTLDPTVGEFLLSHENIKTPRRGQIYSTNEGNSGRWSEGMRNYIQYLKQSDKATGRPYSSRYIGSLVSDFHRNLLYGGIFLYPADSKNPNGKLRLLYEANPLALLATQAGGAASNGQQSILTITPTELHQRTPLIIGAAEDVQEAEEFLQGKRTV
- a CDS encoding DEAD/DEAH box helicase, with amino-acid sequence MFMFVFLFQTKLIYILPRSEAASHGTLAANFKPQPIAAMSKSVMKLQDYLAEEAVFYMRHHIQQAGGNEVFFVGKANSNGLVESVQVVARGNQTMVPAIVHLVHAGDVVIHNHPSGVLHPSHPDASLASELGNEAVGFYIVNNQVTEIYVVVEPQKQKQFVRLEVARLQAFLGPAGPLAQRLDNFESRPPQQQMLAQVAEAFNDNKVAVIEAGTGIGKSLAYLVPAIAWSVRNRERTVIATGTINLQEQLVNKDIPLLQAVMPVKFRAELVKGRTNYACRRKLLEVQSQPDLFAEANQKAELQSILDWARKTADGSKSDLGFLPGEAVWEKIQSESDTTLRAKCPYYNECFFYNARRRAAAADVLIANHHLLFADLAVRDEHGGSEVAVLPRYQRVILDEAHDLEEVASSYFGAAASYHALLRTIHKLYRNKDGRQTGVLPFTLAKLQKRAGLVTRSLLERFREQIEQVCAPALANLEHQLGALMQRLFAWGAGRRQNEYDEIKIRLTPAVARDREFHEIIHSRAPLFLKELRDCVEAVLKVVKLCDLAENYLGSEAASLAVDIQAQAHRLNDMAGQIEQVLLSQDEGLIRWLEMKASRHGNLVRLRSAPLDIAPILHKAVFEKFPTVILTSATLAVGDSFRFLEQRLGLNRLRDSRRSTVQLSSPFDYARQVLLAIPTDMPEPNQTGYSRALQQGLVTVLEISRGRAFILFTSYGLLNQMYDALAGDLAARGMLALKQGTEGRHQLLERFRKQVGSVLFATDSFWQGVDVHGEALECVIIPRLPFRVPTEPIIEARVEAIDKSGGNSFMEYSVPQAVIKLKQGFGRLIRRKTDFGAIVIFDNRIVTKRYGRVFLQSLPECRTVAAPAAQVFEEMRKFYRAQRG